The following coding sequences lie in one Streptomyces albofaciens JCM 4342 genomic window:
- a CDS encoding nucleoside phosphorylase — protein sequence MTPDLSPIARLPRGGLPPRAVVVGDPARAAAVAELLDGAAEIAYHREYRTFTGSWKGMPVAVASHGVGAPGAVLLFQELADAGVRTFLRFGTAGAIRAGIGDGDLVIAESAVRDDGVTQQLVPPEYPAVAAPEAVLALERAAAEAGAPYHRGVVWTRAAFQPGLLPLPVAAYTAAGVAAIEMEASALFVTAGLRGLVAGAVLVIDGANADELVDEAATGGYDPHRDVVAEGVARGAVVALEALRALAEEENR from the coding sequence GTGACCCCAGATCTGTCCCCCATCGCCCGCCTTCCCCGCGGCGGGCTGCCGCCGCGGGCCGTCGTGGTCGGCGACCCGGCCCGCGCGGCCGCCGTCGCCGAGCTGCTCGACGGGGCGGCGGAGATCGCGTACCACCGCGAGTACCGGACGTTCACCGGCAGCTGGAAGGGCATGCCGGTGGCCGTCGCGTCGCACGGCGTGGGCGCGCCCGGCGCGGTGCTGCTGTTCCAGGAGCTGGCGGACGCGGGGGTGCGGACCTTCTTGCGCTTCGGTACGGCGGGGGCGATACGGGCCGGGATCGGCGACGGCGACCTGGTGATCGCCGAGTCGGCGGTGCGCGACGACGGGGTGACGCAGCAGCTGGTGCCGCCGGAGTACCCGGCCGTGGCCGCGCCGGAAGCCGTGCTGGCGCTTGAGCGCGCGGCCGCGGAAGCCGGGGCTCCGTACCACCGCGGGGTGGTGTGGACGCGCGCCGCGTTCCAACCGGGTCTGCTGCCGCTGCCGGTCGCGGCGTACACCGCGGCGGGCGTGGCGGCGATCGAGATGGAGGCGTCCGCGCTGTTCGTGACGGCCGGGCTGCGCGGTCTGGTGGCCGGTGCGGTGCTGGTGATCGACGGGGCGAACGCGGACGAACTGGTCGACGAGGCGGCCACCGGCGGCTACGACCCCCACCGGGACGTGGTCGCGGAGGGCGTGGCGCGCGGCGCCGTCGTCGCGCTGGAGGCGCTGCGGGCGCTGGCGGAGGAGGAGAACCGATGA
- a CDS encoding MFS transporter, with translation MFLTGLAALAVVPALPTAARDLAGVELFPLVAGCFVAAGLFGGVLGGHWADRSGAQRPLAAGLVLAVATLLVSGAATSVWQLAAGRFLDGLAGGMITVAVNTAIGRAYPDRLRPRALALMSTCWIVPSLIGPPLAGLVAEWWSWRTVFFGLAVLTVLPALAVAAVLRGRSRSEVPAPSGERAPRPALLVAVAVSAGAALGQYGVSGRDPRHLPAAAVGLGLLLVFAPRLLPRGTWRAARGLPATVLLRGLGSGTFFTLEALVPLLLVTERAAPPVLIGLVFTGAAVFWAAASWVQGRLLEHLPRHRLVVAGALVQSAAVVIAAVGTLPWAPAFTAGAAMLVAAVGMGLLAPSLTVLSLTHSPPGRQGAASGAMQTNQNLGQVTVLAAASAVLNLCLGAGVARAAGYGAAFALLLVPCALAVLFASRTRAA, from the coding sequence ATGTTCCTGACCGGCCTGGCCGCGCTCGCCGTGGTGCCCGCCCTGCCGACGGCCGCCCGTGACCTGGCCGGGGTGGAGCTGTTCCCGCTCGTCGCGGGGTGCTTCGTGGCGGCGGGCCTGTTCGGCGGGGTGCTGGGCGGGCACTGGGCGGACCGGTCCGGGGCCCAGCGGCCGCTGGCCGCGGGCCTGGTGCTGGCGGTGGCCACGCTGCTGGTCTCCGGTGCCGCCACCTCGGTCTGGCAGCTGGCGGCCGGGCGGTTCCTGGACGGCCTGGCCGGCGGGATGATCACGGTCGCGGTCAACACCGCCATCGGCCGGGCGTATCCGGACCGGCTCCGGCCGCGGGCGCTGGCGCTGATGAGCACCTGCTGGATCGTGCCGTCGCTGATCGGTCCGCCGCTGGCGGGGCTGGTGGCCGAGTGGTGGTCGTGGCGCACGGTGTTCTTCGGGCTGGCCGTGCTCACCGTGCTTCCGGCGCTGGCGGTGGCGGCCGTACTGCGCGGCCGTTCCCGGTCCGAGGTGCCCGCGCCGTCCGGCGAACGGGCCCCGCGCCCCGCGCTGCTGGTCGCGGTGGCGGTGAGTGCGGGCGCGGCGCTGGGCCAGTACGGCGTCTCCGGCCGGGACCCGCGCCATCTGCCGGCCGCGGCCGTCGGGCTCGGCCTGCTGCTGGTGTTCGCGCCACGGCTGCTGCCCCGGGGTACGTGGCGCGCCGCGCGCGGCCTGCCCGCGACCGTCCTGCTGCGCGGCCTCGGTTCGGGCACGTTCTTCACCCTGGAGGCGCTCGTCCCGCTGCTGCTCGTCACCGAACGGGCGGCGCCTCCCGTGCTGATCGGCCTGGTCTTCACCGGGGCCGCGGTGTTCTGGGCCGCCGCTTCCTGGGTGCAGGGCCGCCTGCTGGAGCACCTGCCCCGGCACCGGCTGGTCGTGGCCGGGGCGCTGGTGCAGTCGGCGGCGGTGGTGATCGCGGCCGTCGGGACGCTGCCCTGGGCGCCGGCGTTCACCGCCGGGGCGGCGATGCTCGTCGCGGCCGTCGGCATGGGCCTGCTCGCCCCCTCGCTCACCGTGCTGTCCCTGACCCACAGCCCGCCCGGCCGTCAGGGCGCGGCGAGCGGCGCGATGCAGACCAACCAGAACCTGGGCCAGGTGACGGTGCTGGCGGCGGCCTCCGCCGTGCTCAACCTGTGCCTGGGCGCGGGTGTGGCGCGGGCCGCCGGGTACGGTGCCGCCTTCGCGCTGCTGCTCGTACCGTGCGCCCTGGCCGTCCTGTTCGCGTCGCGCACCCGGGCCGCGTGA
- the mtnC gene encoding acireductone synthase, which produces MNHTFDVDHVVLDIEGTTSATGFVVDELYPYSRKRFGRLLAERAEEPAVRRAVAQIRELLAEPDADAARIERALGAWLDEDRKVTPLKTLQGIVWSEGFASGELVSHFYPDVVPRLREWHAAGVRLHVYSSGSVAAQQAWFGHSPEGDLRPLAERFHDTENAGPKLAAASYERIAAGLGAAPERVLFLSDRPGELDAARAAGWRTAGVRRPGEPYYESGVGDHPEVASFAELEIRAGAGAETVAAGAAAGAGSGAGPGVGDEEVRRAGARLAAEAARFASFGWMRGTSGNLSAVLARDPLRLAVTASGRDKGELTADDVVLVDGAGAAVAGTAAGAGKPSAEAGLHARVVRLTGAGAVVHVHTVAAVAMARRRPGGIVFRDLEMLKGLGLSAEGAAARLPVIANSQDMAVLGDRLEAARDPRMPAVVVAGHGLYVWGADLLQARHHAEVVQWLLELELASDRA; this is translated from the coding sequence GTGAACCACACGTTCGACGTGGACCATGTGGTGCTCGACATCGAGGGCACCACGAGCGCGACCGGATTCGTCGTGGACGAGCTGTACCCGTACTCCCGCAAGCGGTTCGGGCGGCTGCTGGCCGAGCGGGCCGAGGAGCCGGCGGTACGGCGGGCCGTCGCGCAGATCCGGGAGCTGCTGGCCGAGCCGGACGCCGACGCCGCGCGGATCGAGCGGGCGCTCGGCGCCTGGCTGGACGAGGACCGCAAGGTCACGCCCCTGAAGACGCTCCAGGGCATCGTGTGGTCCGAGGGCTTCGCGAGCGGTGAGCTGGTCTCGCACTTCTACCCGGACGTGGTGCCCCGGCTGCGCGAGTGGCACGCGGCGGGCGTCCGGCTGCACGTGTACTCGTCGGGCTCGGTGGCCGCGCAGCAGGCGTGGTTCGGGCACAGTCCGGAGGGCGACCTGCGGCCGCTGGCCGAGCGGTTCCACGACACGGAGAACGCCGGGCCCAAGCTGGCGGCCGCGTCGTACGAGAGGATCGCCGCCGGTCTCGGGGCCGCGCCGGAGCGGGTGCTGTTCCTGTCCGACCGGCCCGGGGAGCTGGACGCGGCGCGCGCGGCGGGGTGGCGCACGGCCGGGGTGCGGCGGCCCGGGGAGCCGTACTACGAGAGCGGGGTGGGGGACCATCCCGAGGTGGCGTCGTTCGCGGAGCTGGAGATCCGGGCGGGGGCCGGAGCCGAGACGGTGGCGGCCGGGGCGGCTGCCGGGGCCGGAAGCGGCGCGGGGCCGGGTGTCGGCGACGAGGAGGTGCGGCGGGCCGGGGCCCGGCTGGCGGCCGAGGCCGCGCGGTTCGCCTCGTTCGGCTGGATGCGCGGCACGTCCGGCAACCTGTCGGCCGTGCTGGCCCGCGATCCGCTGCGGCTGGCGGTGACCGCGAGCGGGCGGGACAAGGGCGAGCTGACCGCGGACGACGTGGTGCTGGTGGACGGTGCGGGCGCCGCGGTCGCGGGCACGGCGGCCGGGGCCGGGAAGCCGTCGGCGGAGGCCGGGCTGCACGCCCGGGTGGTGCGGCTGACCGGCGCGGGGGCGGTGGTGCACGTCCACACGGTCGCGGCGGTGGCGATGGCGCGGCGCCGGCCCGGCGGGATCGTCTTCCGCGACCTGGAGATGCTCAAGGGGCTGGGACTGTCCGCGGAAGGGGCCGCGGCGCGGCTGCCGGTGATCGCCAACAGCCAGGACATGGCCGTGCTCGGGGACCGGCTGGAGGCGGCCCGGGACCCGCGGATGCCGGCCGTGGTCGTCGCCGGGCACGGTCTGTACGTGTGGGGCGCGGACCTGCTCCAGGCCCGCCACCATGCCGAAGTCGTGCAGTGGCTACTGGAGTTGGAGCTGGCGTCGGACCGGGCCTGA
- a CDS encoding 1,2-dihydroxy-3-keto-5-methylthiopentene dioxygenase has translation MTLLTTWPESGPGTVLRRTSGPAEIAAALAPAGVRYERWPVRPDVAPDAEPAAVLAAYRPEIDRLTAEEGFVTVDVAALHPSDAPGWAETARAARQKFLAEHTHEDDDEVRFFVAGAGVFYLHTGGEVHAVLCEEGDLLGVPRGTTHWFDMGTRPSFTAIRFFHEEDGWVGTFTGDDIALRFPDFDTLVAGRAERGTA, from the coding sequence ATGACCTTGCTGACCACCTGGCCGGAGAGCGGCCCCGGGACCGTGCTGCGGCGCACGTCCGGGCCCGCGGAGATCGCCGCCGCGCTGGCACCCGCCGGGGTGCGGTACGAGCGGTGGCCGGTGCGCCCGGACGTGGCGCCGGACGCGGAGCCCGCGGCCGTCCTCGCGGCGTACCGGCCGGAGATCGACCGGCTGACCGCCGAGGAGGGGTTCGTGACGGTGGACGTGGCGGCCCTGCACCCGAGCGACGCCCCCGGCTGGGCGGAGACGGCCCGCGCGGCGCGGCAGAAGTTCCTCGCCGAGCACACCCACGAGGACGACGACGAGGTGCGCTTCTTCGTCGCCGGGGCCGGGGTGTTCTATCTGCACACGGGCGGCGAGGTGCACGCCGTGCTGTGCGAGGAGGGTGATCTGCTGGGCGTGCCGCGGGGCACCACCCACTGGTTCGACATGGGCACCCGGCCGTCGTTCACCGCCATCCGCTTCTTCCACGAGGAGGACGGCTGGGTCGGCACGTTCACCGGCGACGACATCGCACTGCGGTTCCCGGACTTCGACACGCTCGTGGCCGGACGGGCGGAACGGGGCACGGCGTGA
- a CDS encoding GMC family oxidoreductase: MSRTQREAEAQVMDAWEVIVVGAGSAGGVLADRLSEDPARSVLLLEAGPDYGSSPDGLPEDVATSPAATHSHDWGYVSEPGALGRCVGLPRGKLVGGSSAINSAIALRGRPQDYDDWAARGNEGWAFADFLPSLCRVERDLDLGAPWHGTDGPVPVGRYGPEATNRWQRAFHDACTALGHPPVEDHNAPGACGVGPVPVNRVGGVRQSTALTYLARARERANLTVRGDVLVDRVVLRDGRAVGVQLADPARTVLPARRVVLAAGAYGSPPILLRSGLGPAAHLRDLGIPVVADLPGVGENLRDHPAVTLTYATDAPPPGPRDPVLQTFLTCDLTCGDGPADLQVFPSGPEAGEDGTTVLTFWVALLRPSSRGRLWLRSADPRDAPRIDAGFLSDPEDTRRMVAGMRLARSLARTAPLSGLLGEERAPGPAVTTDEQLATALRQTVSGYQHAAGTCRMGPAGDPGAVVSATGAVHGVEALDVIDASVMPALPAANTNLTTMALAEHCLRR; the protein is encoded by the coding sequence GTGAGTCGTACCCAGAGAGAGGCGGAAGCCCAGGTCATGGACGCATGGGAGGTGATCGTCGTCGGCGCGGGCTCGGCCGGCGGCGTACTGGCGGACCGGCTGTCCGAGGACCCCGCCCGGTCCGTCCTGTTGCTGGAGGCCGGGCCCGACTACGGCAGCTCCCCCGACGGCCTGCCCGAGGACGTGGCCACCAGCCCCGCCGCCACCCACAGCCACGACTGGGGGTACGTCAGCGAGCCGGGCGCCCTCGGCCGGTGCGTCGGGCTGCCCCGCGGCAAGCTCGTGGGCGGCTCCTCGGCGATCAACTCCGCGATCGCGCTGCGCGGCCGACCGCAGGACTACGACGACTGGGCCGCCCGGGGCAACGAGGGCTGGGCGTTCGCCGACTTCCTGCCCAGCCTCTGCCGCGTCGAGCGGGACCTGGACCTCGGCGCGCCCTGGCACGGCACGGACGGCCCGGTTCCCGTGGGGCGGTACGGGCCGGAGGCGACCAACCGGTGGCAGCGCGCCTTCCACGACGCCTGTACGGCCCTCGGCCACCCGCCGGTCGAGGACCACAACGCGCCCGGCGCGTGCGGCGTGGGCCCGGTCCCGGTCAACCGGGTCGGCGGCGTACGGCAGAGCACCGCGCTGACCTACCTCGCGCGGGCCCGCGAGCGCGCCAACCTCACCGTGCGCGGCGATGTCCTCGTGGACCGGGTCGTCCTGCGCGACGGCCGCGCGGTGGGCGTCCAGCTGGCCGATCCGGCGCGCACGGTCCTGCCCGCCCGCCGCGTCGTGCTCGCCGCCGGCGCCTACGGCAGCCCGCCGATCCTGCTGCGCTCCGGCCTCGGCCCGGCCGCCCACCTGCGCGACCTCGGCATCCCGGTGGTGGCCGACCTGCCCGGGGTGGGGGAGAACCTGCGGGACCACCCCGCCGTCACCCTCACCTACGCCACCGACGCGCCGCCGCCCGGCCCCCGCGACCCGGTGTTGCAGACCTTTCTGACCTGCGACCTCACGTGCGGGGACGGTCCGGCCGACCTCCAGGTCTTCCCGTCGGGGCCGGAGGCCGGCGAGGACGGCACCACGGTGCTCACCTTCTGGGTCGCCCTGCTGCGGCCGTCCTCCCGCGGCCGGCTGTGGCTGCGCTCGGCCGACCCCCGGGACGCGCCGCGCATCGACGCCGGCTTCCTGAGCGATCCGGAGGACACGCGGCGCATGGTGGCGGGCATGCGGCTGGCGCGCTCCCTGGCCCGTACGGCTCCGCTGTCCGGCCTGCTGGGCGAGGAGCGCGCGCCGGGCCCCGCCGTCACCACGGACGAACAGCTGGCAACGGCCCTGCGGCAGACGGTCAGCGGCTACCAGCACGCCGCCGGGACCTGCCGGATGGGTCCGGCGGGGGACCCCGGCGCCGTGGTCTCCGCCACCGGCGCCGTCCACGGCGTCGAGGCCCTGGACGTCATCGACGCCTCCGTCATGCCGGCGCTGCCCGCGGCCAACACCAACCTCACCACCATGGCCCTCGCCGAGCACTGCCTGCGGCGCTGA
- a CDS encoding glycerol-3-phosphate dehydrogenase/oxidase has protein sequence MSTLQSVPALGTHPADGSNPSRAETRERLSKATYDLLVIGGGILGISTAWHAAQSGLRVALVDAGDFAGATSSASSKLLHGGLRYLQTGAVKLVAENHFERRAVSREVAPHLANPLTFYLPVYKGGPHGAAKLGAGVFAYSALSAFGDGVGHVISPAKAQRDVPELRTDNLKAVAVYGDDQMNDARMALMTVRAAVAAGATVLNHAEVTGLRFTQGRVTGAELKDGTDGTEFGVNARLVLNATGPWVDHLRKMENPNAAPSIRLSKGAHLVLKRTSPWKAALATPIDKYRITFALPWEDMLLLGTTDEEYEGDPADVRVNDKDITQILDEAAFSVRDQQLSRDLITYSFAGLRVLPGGPGDTSKAKRETVVTEGAGGMLSVAGGKWTTFRHIGRTVMNKLAALPGHPLAEDMEPISRLPKKLPLPGIANPNAVAHRLLVDGSAPGPRMAPETARHLATHYGSLSFDIARLANEDPALAERIHPDAPEIWAQVVYARDHEWAETVDDVLRRRTTLTIRGLDTEDVRARAKAILEQRG, from the coding sequence ATGAGCACCCTGCAGAGCGTCCCGGCCCTCGGGACGCACCCGGCCGACGGTTCGAACCCGAGCCGCGCCGAGACTCGGGAGCGGCTTTCCAAGGCGACGTACGACCTCCTGGTGATCGGCGGCGGCATCCTGGGCATCTCCACCGCCTGGCACGCCGCGCAGTCGGGGCTGCGGGTTGCGCTGGTGGACGCCGGCGACTTCGCCGGCGCCACCTCCTCCGCCTCCTCCAAGCTGCTGCACGGCGGTCTGCGCTACCTGCAGACCGGTGCGGTCAAGCTGGTGGCGGAGAACCACTTCGAGCGCCGCGCGGTCTCGCGTGAGGTGGCCCCCCACCTCGCCAACCCGCTGACCTTCTACCTGCCGGTCTACAAGGGCGGCCCGCACGGCGCGGCCAAGCTGGGCGCGGGCGTCTTCGCGTACTCGGCGCTGTCCGCCTTCGGCGACGGCGTCGGCCACGTCATCAGCCCGGCCAAGGCCCAGCGGGACGTGCCGGAGCTGCGCACCGACAACCTGAAGGCCGTGGCCGTCTACGGCGACGACCAGATGAACGACGCGCGGATGGCCCTGATGACGGTCCGCGCGGCGGTCGCCGCGGGCGCCACCGTCCTCAACCACGCCGAGGTCACCGGCCTGCGCTTCACCCAGGGCCGGGTCACCGGTGCCGAGCTGAAGGACGGCACCGACGGCACCGAGTTCGGCGTCAACGCCCGCCTGGTGCTGAACGCGACCGGCCCGTGGGTCGACCACCTGCGCAAGATGGAGAACCCGAACGCGGCCCCCTCCATCCGCCTGTCCAAGGGCGCGCACCTGGTCCTCAAGCGCACCTCCCCCTGGAAGGCGGCGCTGGCCACCCCGATCGACAAGTACCGCATCACCTTCGCCCTCCCCTGGGAGGACATGCTGCTGCTCGGTACGACCGACGAGGAGTACGAGGGCGACCCGGCGGACGTCCGCGTCAACGACAAGGACATCACGCAGATCCTGGACGAGGCGGCGTTCTCCGTCCGCGACCAGCAGCTGTCCCGTGACCTGATCACGTACTCCTTCGCGGGCCTGCGGGTGCTGCCGGGCGGCCCCGGCGACACCTCCAAGGCCAAGCGCGAGACCGTCGTCACCGAGGGCGCGGGCGGCATGCTGTCCGTCGCGGGCGGCAAGTGGACGACGTTCCGCCACATCGGCCGTACGGTCATGAACAAGCTGGCGGCGCTGCCCGGCCACCCGCTGGCCGAGGACATGGAGCCGATCTCGCGGCTGCCGAAGAAGCTGCCGCTGCCGGGCATCGCCAACCCGAACGCGGTGGCCCACCGGCTGCTGGTCGACGGTTCGGCCCCCGGCCCGCGCATGGCGCCGGAGACCGCCCGCCACCTGGCCACCCACTACGGCTCGCTGTCCTTCGACATCGCACGGCTGGCCAACGAGGACCCGGCCCTCGCCGAGCGCATCCACCCGGACGCGCCGGAGATCTGGGCCCAGGTCGTCTACGCCCGGGACCACGAGTGGGCGGAGACGGTGGACGACGTGCTGCGCCGCCGCACCACGCTGACCATCCGCGGTCTGGACACGGAGGACGTCCGGGCGCGGGCCAAGGCGATACTGGAGCAGCGCGGCTGA
- the glpK gene encoding glycerol kinase GlpK has translation MSDNHSTASHGHGPFIAAIDQGTTSSRCIVFDKDGRIVSVDQKEHEQIFPKPGWVEHDAKEIWENVQQVVAGAVEKAGITAKDVKAIGITNQRETTLMWDKNTGEPVHNAIVWQDTRTDALCRELGRNVGKDRFRRETGLPLASYFAGPKIRWLLDNVEGLRERAEAGDILFGTMDSWVIWNLTGGTEGGVHVTDVTNASRTLLMNLRKLEWDEKILHSIDIPAAVLPEIRSSAEVYGTAAGGALAGVPVASALGDQQAALFGQTCYDKGEAKSTYGTGTFMLMNTGDEPVNSYNGLLTTVGYRIGDQAPVYALEGSIAVTGSLVQWMRDQMGLINSAAEIETLASTVEDNGGAYFVPAFSGLFAPYWRSDARGVIAGLTRYVTKAHIARAVLEATAWQTREITDAMTKDSGVDLTALKVDGGMTSNNLLMQTISDFLDAPVVRPMVAETTCLGAAYAAGLAVGFWPDTDALRANWRRAAEWTPRMDADTRDREYKNWLKAVERTMGWIDDES, from the coding sequence ATGAGCGACAACCACAGCACCGCCTCGCACGGCCACGGCCCGTTCATCGCGGCCATCGACCAGGGCACCACGTCCAGCCGCTGCATCGTGTTCGACAAGGACGGCCGCATCGTGTCGGTCGACCAGAAGGAGCACGAACAGATCTTCCCCAAGCCGGGCTGGGTCGAGCACGACGCCAAGGAGATCTGGGAAAACGTCCAGCAGGTGGTGGCCGGCGCCGTCGAGAAGGCCGGCATCACCGCCAAGGACGTCAAGGCCATCGGCATCACCAATCAGCGCGAGACCACGCTGATGTGGGACAAGAACACCGGTGAGCCGGTCCACAACGCCATCGTCTGGCAGGACACCCGTACCGACGCGCTCTGCCGCGAGCTGGGCCGCAACGTCGGCAAGGACCGCTTCCGCCGCGAGACCGGCCTGCCGCTGGCCTCGTACTTCGCCGGCCCGAAGATCCGCTGGCTGCTGGACAACGTCGAGGGCCTGCGCGAGCGCGCCGAGGCCGGCGACATCCTCTTCGGCACCATGGACTCCTGGGTCATCTGGAACCTGACCGGCGGCACCGAGGGCGGTGTGCACGTCACCGACGTCACCAACGCCTCGCGCACCCTCCTGATGAACCTGCGCAAGCTGGAGTGGGACGAGAAGATCCTGCACTCCATCGACATCCCGGCGGCGGTGCTGCCGGAGATCCGCTCGTCGGCCGAGGTGTACGGCACCGCCGCCGGCGGCGCGCTGGCCGGCGTGCCGGTCGCCTCGGCACTGGGCGACCAGCAGGCCGCGCTGTTCGGCCAGACCTGCTACGACAAGGGCGAGGCCAAGTCCACGTACGGCACCGGCACCTTCATGCTGATGAACACCGGTGACGAGCCCGTCAACTCCTACAACGGGCTGCTGACCACGGTCGGCTACCGCATCGGCGACCAGGCCCCGGTGTACGCGCTGGAGGGCTCGATCGCCGTCACCGGTTCGCTGGTGCAGTGGATGCGCGACCAGATGGGCCTGATCAACTCGGCCGCCGAGATCGAGACGCTGGCGTCCACCGTCGAGGACAACGGCGGCGCGTACTTCGTCCCGGCCTTCTCCGGCCTGTTCGCCCCCTACTGGCGCTCCGACGCGCGCGGTGTCATCGCGGGCCTGACCCGCTACGTCACCAAGGCGCACATCGCCCGCGCCGTCCTTGAGGCCACCGCCTGGCAGACCCGCGAGATCACCGACGCCATGACCAAGGACTCCGGCGTCGACCTGACCGCGCTGAAGGTCGACGGCGGCATGACCTCCAACAACCTGCTGATGCAGACCATCTCGGACTTCCTGGACGCGCCCGTGGTGCGTCCCATGGTGGCCGAGACGACCTGCCTCGGCGCCGCCTACGCCGCCGGTCTGGCCGTCGGCTTCTGGCCGGACACCGACGCGCTGCGCGCCAACTGGCGCCGGGCCGCCGAGTGGACCCCCCGCATGGACGCGGACACCCGCGACCGCGAGTACAAGAACTGGCTCAAGGCCGTCGAGCGGACCATGGGCTGGATCGACGACGAGAGCTGA
- a CDS encoding MIP/aquaporin family protein, giving the protein MSSSDIFISETIGTAVLILLGGGVCAAVTLKRSKAFNSGWVAITFGWGFAVLTGAYIATKSGAHLNPAVTVGLAIKGGTPWGDVPVYFAGELFGAMIGAVLVWLTYYGHFKAHLTDPEIVGEQSGQEGMVDQAAAPKAGPVLGIFSTGPEIRNAVQNLTTEIIATTVLVLAILTQGLSDNGKGVGVIGALLTAFVVVGIGLSLGGPTGYAINPVRDLGPRIVHSLLPLPNKGGSDWGYAWIPVAGPLIGGAIAGGIYNLAFA; this is encoded by the coding sequence GTGTCCAGCTCCGACATCTTCATCAGCGAGACCATCGGTACCGCTGTTCTGATCCTGCTGGGCGGTGGCGTCTGCGCCGCCGTCACGCTCAAGCGCTCGAAGGCGTTCAACTCGGGTTGGGTGGCCATCACCTTCGGGTGGGGCTTCGCCGTACTGACCGGCGCGTACATCGCGACCAAGTCCGGCGCCCACCTGAACCCGGCGGTCACCGTGGGCCTGGCGATCAAGGGCGGTACGCCGTGGGGCGACGTGCCGGTGTACTTCGCCGGTGAGCTGTTCGGCGCCATGATCGGTGCGGTACTCGTGTGGCTCACGTACTACGGCCACTTCAAGGCCCATCTGACCGACCCCGAGATCGTGGGCGAGCAGAGCGGCCAGGAAGGCATGGTCGACCAGGCGGCGGCCCCCAAGGCCGGCCCGGTTCTCGGGATCTTCTCCACCGGACCCGAGATCCGCAACGCGGTGCAGAACCTGACCACGGAGATCATCGCCACCACCGTGCTCGTGCTGGCGATCCTCACGCAGGGCCTCAGTGACAACGGCAAGGGCGTCGGCGTCATCGGAGCGCTGCTGACCGCTTTCGTGGTCGTCGGTATCGGTCTGTCGCTGGGCGGCCCGACCGGCTACGCGATCAACCCGGTCCGCGACCTCGGTCCGCGTATCGTCCACTCGCTGCTTCCGCTGCCGAACAAGGGCGGGTCGGACTGGGGATACGCCTGGATCCCGGTCGCCGGTCCGCTGATCGGCGGCGCGATCGCCGGTGGTATCTACAACCTCGCGTTCGCCTGA
- a CDS encoding IclR family transcriptional regulator → MARNIQSLERAAAMLRLLAGGERRLGLSDISSALGLAKGTAHGILRTLQQEGFVEQDPASGRYQLGAELLRLGNSYLDVHELRARALVWTDDLARSSGESVYLGVLHQQGVLIVHHVFRPDDSRQVLEVGAMHPLHSTALGKVLAAYDPVAHSEAAEAERQAFTPRTVTALDELEGVLDLTRARGWAADVEETWEGVASVAAPIHDRRRMPVGAVGVTGAVERVCRDGEPGELRPEIVAAVRDCARAVSRDLGAGRF, encoded by the coding sequence ATGGCACGGAACATCCAGTCACTGGAACGTGCCGCCGCGATGCTGCGGCTGCTGGCCGGCGGTGAGCGGCGGCTGGGCCTGTCCGACATCTCCTCCGCGCTGGGCCTGGCCAAGGGCACCGCGCACGGCATCCTGCGCACCCTCCAGCAGGAGGGCTTCGTCGAGCAGGACCCGGCCTCGGGCCGCTACCAGCTGGGCGCGGAGCTGCTGCGGCTCGGCAACAGCTATCTGGACGTGCACGAGCTGCGCGCCCGCGCCCTGGTGTGGACGGACGACCTGGCGCGCTCCAGCGGCGAGAGCGTCTACCTGGGCGTGCTGCACCAGCAGGGCGTGCTGATCGTGCACCACGTCTTCCGGCCCGACGACAGCCGCCAGGTGCTGGAGGTCGGCGCGATGCACCCGCTGCACAGCACGGCGCTGGGCAAGGTGCTGGCCGCGTACGACCCGGTGGCGCACAGCGAGGCGGCGGAGGCCGAGCGGCAGGCGTTCACGCCGCGCACGGTGACCGCCCTGGACGAGCTGGAGGGCGTGCTGGACCTGACCAGGGCGCGGGGCTGGGCGGCCGACGTGGAGGAGACCTGGGAGGGCGTGGCGTCGGTGGCCGCGCCGATCCACGACCGGCGGCGGATGCCGGTGGGCGCGGTGGGTGTCACGGGTGCCGTCGAGCGGGTCTGCCGGGACGGCGAGCCGGGTGAGCTGCGGCCGGAAATCGTCGCGGCGGTGAGGGATTGCGCACGTGCGGTCTCCCGTGACCTGGGCGCCGGGCGATTCTGA